The uncultured Methanobrevibacter sp. genome has a window encoding:
- the rpmC gene encoding 50S ribosomal protein L29 gives MAILRSKEIWDMEVDEIQEKLVELRTELSKNVSKNAAAGVVENPGKIRELKRTIARVLTILNEKQKEN, from the coding sequence ATGGCGATTTTAAGAAGTAAAGAAATTTGGGACATGGAAGTTGATGAGATTCAAGAAAAACTCGTTGAACTCAGAACTGAATTATCCAAAAATGTTTCTAAAAATGCAGCTGCCGGGGTAGTAGAAAACCCTGGAAAAATTAGAGAATTGAAAAGAACAATTGCTCGTGTTCTTACAATATTGAATGAAAAACAGAAGGAGAATTAA